A genomic stretch from Schistosoma haematobium chromosome 4, whole genome shotgun sequence includes:
- the ACTR8 gene encoding Actin- protein 8 (EggNog:ENOG410V5SQ~COG:U) has translation MRNQSTLAENVVIIEPGSFHLRIGRAVEILPKRFPHCIARKPKPNVSPCVEPIINRQKAACDSSSLQESVSKIRSFVNTLFNLSYSPELSGLPAVTPSRLEHTETEDTKLFEWESNTPLDQEFYALNDAFNRGLKDGYHINWPMRYGFLSTSVNYSAILQDLEDIWSTALEKHIGIARSNLSNYRAILVINDVYKRNEIRYLVHLLLNRLKFGRVFVHQASVCATYGIGLPTACVINIGEQKTSVSCVEDGVAHTETRIILPVGRSDVLRVFHSLVLPNGFCNKEGCIVNLLYISSTFTTIIRTG, from the exons AATCAACCCTTGCTGAGAATGTGGTCATCATTGAGCCTGGTTCTTTCCATTTACGAATCGGCCGTGCTGTAGAGATATTGCCCAAACGGTTTCCACATTGCATTGCCCGTAAACCCAAACCTAACGTTTCACCTTGTGTTGAACCTATTATCAATCGACAGAAAGCTGCTTGTGACTCATCCTCTCTCCAAGAATCAGTAAGCAAAATTAGATCATTTGTAAATACATTGTTTAATTTGAGTTACTCACCCGAATTGAGTGGGTTACCTGCCGTCACTCCATCTAGATTGGAGCACACTGAAACTGAAGATACAAAACTTTTTGAGTGGGAGTCCAATACACCTTTAGACCAGGAATTCTATGCATTGAATGATGCTTTTAATCGTGGTCTCAAAGATGGTTATCATATTAATTGGCCTATGCGTTATGGGTTTTTATCGACATCTGTAAACTACAGCGCCATACTGCAAGATCTGGAAGACATTTGGTCTACAGCTTTGGAAAAACAT ATTGGTATTGCGCGATCGAATCTTAGTAATTACAGAGCAATTCTAGTGATCAATGATgtatataaaagaaatgaaatacGTTATCTAGTTCATTTACTACTCAACCGACTAAAATTTGGACGTGTTTTTGTACATCAAGCTAGTGTCTGTGCTACCTATGGCATTGGCTTACCTACTGCTTGTGTTATCAATATAGGTGAACAAAAAACCAGTGTATCCTGTGTAGAAGATGGAGTGGCCCATACAGAAACTCGCATCATCTTACCGGTTGGACGAAGTGATGTCCTACGAGTATTCCATTCTCTTGTACTACCTAATGGATTTTGTAACAAGGAAGGTTGCATTGT